The stretch of DNA TGTATCAATTTAATGGTaaacactactttttttttctgcatctgGACTTGAACTGGACTTGAACTGGCATGGATGGGCGTTATTGCAAAAGCCTCAGCGTGTCcctaaagaaatagaagagtggTCAAGTTAGCTGTTAACTGTGCTTTGTTTCTGCACGTATATGTTAATGGGTGATGTAATAGaggtaattaaccccttcagtaccatgacgtgtttcatatttattctgcctaCGATTTAgggattttatatagcttcagaaacttacgtggggattaaaatagtgaagactctgtacattaatcttctgacctccatagagccttcctaatgcaaataaaatcgtataatcattcccaaactcgtagtaaaaatgcgtcccagtactgaagaggtaatTAATTAATAGTGGAagtaatgaaagggaaaagaactATAGTGGGTGAATATAACAGTACTACAGTGGCTTAGTAAGGGATTAAGAATTGGAGGTATGAAAGGGagatagggaaaaaatagataaatacgatTAGTCACAAAGATAAGGAATGATTAGTGATAAGAAAACtactgaaaggaaaagggagaaagaataggTTAGTTAAAAgattaaaattagaaaatgcgaaagaaaaatagagaaataatagataaacagggaaagataaggaaagattaGTGATAAGAAAACTACtgcaaggaaaagggagaaagaataggTTAGTTAAAGGATTAAAATTAGGAAAtgcgaaagaaaaatagagaaataatagaTTAATACGAGTAGATAAACggggaaaagataaggaaggattattgaaaaaaatatcgaaagaaaacaaatagtaaAGGATTAAAGATAATAagtatgaaaggaaaataaagaaataatagaaaaatttgATTAGTCACAGAAGAAAGATTAGGAATGATTAGTGATAAGAAAACtgcagaaagaaaaaggagaaaaagaaagtgaaattttaaccccttcagtaccaggacgcgttttcatattcattctggttactatttggcgattttatacagcttcagaaacttatgtgggggattaaagtagtgaagactgttgccattaatcccttcactactgggacacttttttaccttgagatttgtgtacgattaaaccattttattgacattaggaagagtctatgtaggtcagaagattaatagccagaatcttcactatcttaatccctcacacgagtttctgaatctctataaaatcaccaagtagtaagcagaatgaatatggaagactCGTCATAGTTCTGAAGAGGgttaatgttctgacctccatagacccttcctgatgtaaacaaaatcgtctaatcacacgaaaaaaaaaaaaaatagataaaagaataaatagataaaaaggcaTTCCAGTTCTGAAAGGATTaaaagcaaatgaaagaaaaaaataattggggGTGAGAGGAGTAAGATACTACAAGAGGACTTACAAATATGAGGAAGGAATTCAAATCATGCCAaaataagaataggaaatagaaaaagaatagtTTACAGAAgcggaagaaatgaaaagcagGTAAGTGGAGTggtaaggaataagaaaaagaaggaagaaaaaaaattaaaggcagGTATTCCGCATATCCCTTTCTGGTTCAGGGAGAGGAGGCGAAGGCACGTGGTCCACCCCTCCCTCTAACTacatcccccctccctccctccaccttgaTATGAAATGAGGGTTCTTGACTGAACGGCGCCAAAGGGTAAAAGGAAGTATtggttaatcacacacacacacacacacacacacacacacacacacacacacacacacacacacacacacacacacacacacacacacacacacacacacacacacaccacaacacaaactaGAGCGCTTTTATGACATCATATGCCAagaggaaattctctctctctctctctctctctctctctctctctctctctctctctctctctctctctctctctctctctctctctctcattgttcctTCAAGGTTTAGTGCGCCATTAACATTCACTCTGAGATGCGGTGATAGCAGACAGCACCATCAGACTCATACTTAATCATGCTAACGTCTTGACTGCCTTCAGGGTCTTACTTATCTTAAAATATGTGCACAGGTTCCCGCCACGCCCTATCACGTCCGTACGAGGAAAGACTTGCGAATTTTCTTACTATTGCATcgcttgatttcttttttctatacagCTTTGTGAGTTATAAGGGTTCATGTTGTGTCTAAGATTGACGGTGGTCTGAATGGCCATAACGTTGCGTCTCCTTCGTGCCTCGTGGTGTGGTAAGGTGTGGCTGCGGTGGTTGCGTGGTGTCAACTtgctggtggtgtgtggcagaCGAGAAGAGTGAGTGTTGAGGGCGGCGGTGCTGGAGGGACGTGAGGGACCTGTGTGTGGCAGGTGATGTCTTCCTGAGGCACAGCGGCACTTCTCTTCAATGCACAAGTGTGGAGTGAAGCTTGTGCTGCAGTGTGGTTCGGGTTGATGATGTTTGTGAAAAGGATGGAAACTCATTCATGATTTAAtgcaataaatacaaataatttAGCTAAGCTATCCATCGTGAAGGTCTTGTAAGGGAAAGTTCTGGCAAGTGACGAGGTGTTGGCAGCTCGGGGCGTCAGGAGTTTACTTGGACTCGTTGGAGCCAGGGGCGAAGTAAGTCCTCCTTGGGGGAGCGTAGGACTCGAAGGAGCCTGACTCGAAGGAGCGGGACTCGAAGGACTCGCGGGAGTGGGAGTCGGGGTAACGAGCCACGCCGTCGTACTTGACGTCGGCCACGTAGCCGTCGTCACCGTCCACGACGTAAGTGACGGTCTGGCGGCGGCCGTCAGGGAGGTGCACGGAGTACGCGCCCTGGGTGTCGTCGCCGTCACGACCTTCCTTGTGGTCGAAGTCGTTGCCGCTGGAGGAGTCCCTGACAGCCCACTGGAACTCGTAGTTGGGCCTGGTGAACTCGTCGGACTCGTAGGACTcgaaggagtgggaggaggatgaggggcgGAAGTGTTCGAAGGAGTCAGAGTGCTCGAAGGAGCCGGATGAGGGGCGGAAGTGTTCGAAGGAGTCAGAGTCCTGCGGGGGAGGAGAGCAAGGGTTAGGTGTTGGTGTGGCGGGGGGTGGGTGGTAAGGGGCAAGCACGGAGGGATGCACGTGACCTTGTGTAGGAGCAAGGAGGGAGCGGTGTGACCTTGAACATGGGTCATGTGAGTGGGGCAAGGAGTGTACTGATAGAAGGGTGTGGGGCCACGGAagcctgagggagggagggaaagaggagaggggagggggaagcacGGCCTTGTGGTGGGCGGGGCGTGTGCAGTGACCGTTCCGCTCTTCCTGACCGTCACTGGTTCAGGCTCTGCGAGGCTGTGATGTATGAAGTGTTTAGAAACGTGGCGCACTTTTTGCTGAGGCTGGCTTGCAGAGCTGCATTGCTGCCGCCGCCAGAGAAAGTGAactgacaagtgtgtgtgtgtgtgtgtgtgtgtgtgtgtgtgtgtgtgtgtgtgtgtgtgtgtgtgtgtgtgtgtgttcacctacgGTCATCTCTTGATTACCCAGCCAGCTGTTCCTCtgtggaaagagctcagagttcgtgatgtgtgtgtgtgtgtgtgtgtgtgtgtgtgcgtttcgtAATGAAATAGTCAAGTGTAAAACATAGAGATGACCACAAAGTGTTTCGGATGCTCACCCTGGGGACGCCGTAGCTGGTTGCTGGGCGGCGGTCAGGGGCAGCGAGGGCCACGGCCACGCCtgccaggaggaagaagacctgCGGAAGGAGACAGTCATTAGTCTTcatgtggaggagggaaggcgtcCCTTGAGGGGCGGAAAGAAGCAGGAAGTTCTCTTATGACTTCCGCACCAGCTTTCCCCTGAGGGAGGCACACCTGCCGAGTGTCTTAGTATTGCATTTCGTTTTAGCCAAAAGACATCTTACCTTTCCGTTCATGTTGATTGCTGACTGTCTAAAGGCTGACTGTGTCCTGTGGCTACTCGCCTCGCCTTATATACTGGATTGAGCCGTGACGTCACACTGGCGGCGATCATCTGACAGGAAGACACGCCCGCTGGCAGCCATCAAGGAACACGTTACAACACGGTCACTTTTGAAACGCGGCATAAATTAACCCGCGTTGAGTGTAATTAGTCGACAAAAAATTGTTTGTAGAGTCGTAGCAGAAGATTGCTTTCATTTAAATTTCACTTGCGTGTTTTTTGAGTCTGCAATTGGCTTGTTTCATTGTGAGGATCTTGGGGAGCGAGTTTTTGTATCGCCAACTCGTGTTCTGAAGTGGCGAAGGGGTGACCAAAGTAATAAGTGGTGGAGGTGCCGCTGACAACCACACCAAGCATGTTACATTGACAGCGGATTAGCATTAGGCAAGCTGGGCACCGCGTCGCCTTTCCAGTGTTGCGGGAACAAAGGATCCTCGTGAACAGGCAAATAACAAATAGTACTTTTAATTTGCCGAAGAATAGACGGAAGAAAGTTCCCGGCCTAATATGGCGGAGTTCAGTTCGAGGCCACAAAAGTAGTCCTTCCTTCAGATCGAGGTTAATTTGAACTGATTTTATTtaaacaacaatttttttttctcagttgttGGCGTGTAATTGATAAACGTTTCTCACAcagctccctctctcccgccagccagatagatagatagatactagatagatacgtagatgaatagatagatgaatagatagacacatagacagatagatagataaatagataaataggtagacatAAACTAAACCAGTAGAGTACATAAGCAATGGGTAAGATGGGGAAACAGTCTGCGTGTGTGGTTTATTCCAGCGGAGTGAGGATAGTTGTGTTCTCGTGTTCTCTACAAGACGCTGGTGTGAGATTAGAAACACTTTGCggtcaatttttcttcttggttCTGTAGTGTGCGACGTTTATAGAATTGTATTTTGtgcttgcttttcctcctctttttattgtaCAGGAGTGTCTATAAAGGATACATAATTATATATtgtttatacatacatacatacatacatacagttttATGcactatgtatgtatatgtcttCATGTGTATACCATCAttaattatcatttttgtgtgtttttatgtacgtgaatgtatgcatgtatgaataatttgattttattgtttttattttgatttatttttcatgtatgtgtgtgtatgtgtctcagTATACACATAAGTAGGTTTATTTACAATGCTTATCTACACGTCACCTAACCACGACCTGTTAATCACCATTTTATCAATAATTAACCtgttcaataccatgacgcatttccatattccttgtggttactatttggtgattttacacagcttcggaaacttatgtgggggattaagatagtgaaaactggccattaaccttctgaccttcataaacctttcctaatgtcagtaaaataaaTCGTACACAGATATCAaggtacttaaccccttcagtaccatgacgcgtatccatattcattccgcttactatttggtgattttatacagcttcagaaactcatgtggggcattaatatagtgaagactgtggccattaatcttctgacctccatagacccttcctaatgtcagtaaagtggtctaatcgtactcaaatcccAAGTaaaaaaatgtcccagtattgaagaggttcaTAATGTAAGACAGGACAAACGTGTAATTGTTCCAGAGCTTCATGTAATATC from Portunus trituberculatus isolate SZX2019 chromosome 9, ASM1759143v1, whole genome shotgun sequence encodes:
- the LOC123501284 gene encoding pro-resilin-like, which produces MNGKVFFLLAGVAVALAAPDRRPATSYGVPRDSDSFEHFRPSSGSFEHSDSFEHFRPSSSSHSFESYESDEFTRPNYEFQWAVRDSSSGNDFDHKEGRDGDDTQGAYSVHLPDGRRQTVTYVVDGDDGYVADVKYDGVARYPDSHSRESFESRSFESGSFESYAPPRRTYFAPGSNESK